Below is a genomic region from Macaca thibetana thibetana isolate TM-01 chromosome 1, ASM2454274v1, whole genome shotgun sequence.
CATTTGTCCAAATCCAttgaatgtacaacaccaagagcaatatggtttgaatatttttccctgcccagatctcatgttaaaatgtaatcctcagtgtcagagatgggacctggtgggaggtgggaggtgtttgaatcaCGGGCGAAGATCCCTCATGCATGGCTTGGgtcatccccttggtgataaatGACTTCACACAAGCTCTGAGTTCACACAAGCTCTGGTCATTTAAAACTGCGTGGCTCCTCCCTCCgcgctctctctcttgctcctgttctggCCTTGTGATGTGCCTGTtgtcccttcaccttccaccatgactggaagcttcctgaggcctcccaagaaaccaagcagatgccagcaccatgcttcctgtacagcctgcacaactgtgagccaactaaacctctttataaattacccagtctcaagtgttTCTAGCAatacaagaacagcctaatacaaagAATGGagcctaatgtaaactatgagcTTTGGGTAATAAAGAGGTATCaatctagttttatttatttatttatttttgagacagagtctcactctgttgcccaggctggagtgtagtggcgtgatcttggttcactacaacctctgcctcccaggttcaagtgtttctcctgtctcagtctcccgagtagctgggattacaggcatgcacaaccacacccagctaatttttgtaattttagtagagatgtggtttcaccatgttggccaggctggtctcaaactcctggcctcaggtaatctgaccacctcggcctcccaaagtgctgggattataggtctgagctactgcgcctggccagcttcattaatttttaacatatataccactctggtggggaTGCTGATTGTCGGggaggctggggatggggagagcAACCCAGGGGAGGGGGTGTGGTATGTGGGAACTGTCTGGACATtctactcaattttgctgtgaacctaaaactactcttaACAATCTCaagtttattaattaaaaaaaaaaagactaatggcTTGATAAGATGTTCACAGTgtgttaagtaaaaaaaataaaaagaggctaGAATTCTATTTcttgctaaaatatatatatacattatatataatacatatacaaatataatatgtGGATATAGCattgtattaataaatataaaactacaaCACAGCTCTCCAGCACTGTATATACGGAAGGGATCTGtagatgacaggatcaaatcccaGAGTGATTTGTATTCTTTGTGCTCTTCTGTGGTTTTCACTGTTCCACAAAGaacatgtattattattattatctctgtaacaagaacaagaagaaaagaaaactgcattgTATCGTTCAAAAAGTTGTCTAGTGGTCACAAAGACACTATTGAAGATGCATGTTGAAAGTCTGAATGAAGTTGGTTTTtgcaatgtaaaaataaaaagcgatatttttaaattaacgtTGTTACATACGTGATCTTAAATATATCTGTGGACGTAGtaaagtttatatatttaacTTGACCAAAACTCCTTTAGGGGATTTTCTTATTAGGGAAAGGAGGCTCACTTTTTTTCATCACTGTATTCAGATATTTATTGTGTTAACCACTGCTCCTTTGCTTAAATTAATTGCAACCCGGAATAAAGCTTTTCCTCCAATCGTATTGCAACACAGCTTTCCATCATTGTTTTTGGTCTGAGTGGGGTTGAAGAGTACGTTAGTGAGGTGACTGTTCCAACACCTGCTGCCTCTCTCAAATACAAGAAAACTCTACTTGGCGTGGGGAGCAGCACTCACAATTCGGTAGAGAAACTGGAGCTGGAGAGGATGAAACAATTAGTGTAGCTGGCGCCCCTGAAGCCCCACCCTCAGAGGATTCAAACAGGGAAATTAATGGCCTGACAGGCACTGATGCAGCCTTTCCCCCATCTCTTCAAATTGGAGAAACTCTCAGTTGGAAGGGACCTTACTAAGTACCGGATTTAGCCACCTGTTGATTCTTAGAATCTCTGATGATCCATCTATTTTTAACACTTGCACTGAAATAGGAAAGGAATTTATAACCCAGAAGGTGCGTGTAGTCTTATGGTTGCACAACAGCCTCTGGAATctttagaataaataatttttccaaagtaagtggctttaaatttttttctttgtaaagacaACATTTTTGGTAAATGccaatttttgtgattttattctATCCAAGgtagagaaatattttctaaattgtgtttgtgttttggttttgaaacataattatgtcaaaatttgtatatatactaTTTAGAGCCTAATGTGAACTATCTcgtggtttttatattttttactacaaatagttttaaaaaattcgcATGTATATCTCATTTGGTGACCTAGAACTAGTTGAAATGTAGATGCTTTATAAACCATCTTAACTACTGACATTATCTTGTTTTTTGTGAAGCATGAAATAGTTCAGTTTATTGACTGATTGTTATGTCACTGGGGAGAAATGAATTTTCACGGTGTGTTTTATTGTGCCTATTCAGTGGGttcagcattaaaataaattaatgctgTTATGAGAAAAGAGATGGCCTGATGATTTATCGATGGAAATGGAAGAACTCCAGGCTGTGATCCCATCAAAACACCTGACTGACTCTGACGCCCTCAGATaggcacttaacctctctgtgcctgtatTTCCTCAAATCccaaatggattaagaaaattgaTTCATTAGACCAAAGTAGAGTGAGAAACACAGTATTTGCCACATGCTTTGAGGCTGAGATAAATGTTCATAGTATTGAAAAGTCACACCGTATTTATTGAGATGGCTGCACATTggggaagaggaagcagagagactGTGGCTTGCCCGAAGGCACTGTGTGAGCCTCCAGAATTTGGGCCCCTTTGTGTGGCAATGAAGGCAGTATATTTTCTTCAGGTCACCTACTCCACCTTAATTCTTTGGAGGAGGAGAAGCCAGGCGTATCAGGGCCTTGGTTTTCCAGGTGAGCGTCTGCTGGCACACTATGAAGATGAATTCCCTGCAAACGGTACTTTTAGCAGGCTGCACTCGAGGGGTCTTCCGGCGAAGACATTTTTCCTTTACATGCATAAATGCTGCCTGGGTTACTTTTAAATTACCACTCCACATTGGCCCTTCTCTTAGAAGAAACAAACTAGATTTAACTTACTTTGTCTCATTCATGTTTGCAGTAACAGGATGTATTTGTTTTGTGAGTTTCTTCTGTCTTTCGAAGAGAGGGATGTGGAGTTTGGTGGATATTTGTTGCTCTCGCCTTTTTTTCAGTCCAAAGAGGCCATGTGGGGAAACAGCAGAGGTGGAGGCATCACTGCTAACCCACATACCCTGTCCTCTAGACATGGGGTGAGGCAACAAGGGGTGAGGGAGAAGGTATTAAATGTGCCTAGCAATTCCATACATTATCTTATCGAATTGCCACATTCCGTGTGGCATTTTACGGATAGGTGACAGAGGCAAACTTCTGTATAAACAGGTGGGTCTACATGGTGGGTCAGTGAGGATGTGCCTGAAATTTCAGCACCGGTGATTGAGTCATTTAGGAAAAAGTGTCATTGCATGTCATAGAACCAGAAGTgtatacactgctggtagaaaatcatcatcatcatcatcatcatcatcatcatcatcatcatcgatTCTCACAGTTCACAGAGCACCTTCATATCTCATGGAACATCATCATCGTCGTCgtcatcatcatcgtcattgCCATCATCATCGACTCTCACAGTTCACAAAGCACCTTTGTATCTCATGGAACCTTCACAACCAGCCTGTAGGTTACTGTTCCCCCTGTATTAGACATGAGCATGCTGAAGCTAGAGGATGAATTTTAATAACATTCTTAAGTATTATTGGTTTAACATGGGGAATATATTGTGATTTTTCTCTATAAGAAAggtaatgtctttttaaattatttatctatgtatttacTTTTCATACCTAGTCCTGTAgaacatctattttttaaaaaagattctaaCCAATACAGAAAGAAGTCAAGTGAATTTTCCCAACACGACTTTgattaaatgaagaaatgcaaTGACTTTGTAGTCTTTTCATACCTGTCTGATATAATGTACGGAATCTTTCTTGAATTCATTTCAGTATAATTGAGTTTTCTCCTGGAGAAAATAGGTTTAGATTGCACcattttttctgcatttctgcatcaactctgtgagatacagtttgtttgttttttttttgagacagaatcttgctctgaagtggagtggtgtgatctctgaagtggagtggtgtgatcttggctcactgcaccctccatctcctgggttcaagagatcctcctgcctcagcctcccgagtagctgggaccacaggtgcacaccaccatgcccagctaatttttgtgtttttagtagagatgggatttcgccatgttggccaggatggtctcaaactcctgacctcaggagatctacccaccttggcctcccgaagtgctgggattacaggtgtgaaataCAGTTCTGAATTCTGAGTATCTGCTCTGCTTGATGATAGTGATTCAAACTTGATCAGACTTCTGCTTGATGATAGTGATTCAAAGTCTTTGGATaaaaatatgtcatatatatttagaatatatgttAGTTATAATGTTTGTCAGAGCTGCTTTGATAGTGCACCACacagagtggcttaaacaatagaaatgtattgtctcacagttctcaAGGCTGAAAGTTtaagatcaaggtatcagcatGATTAAACATCTACCCTAtacttcttgttcttttttatgacattGGAATATACCAtatttgaaaaatgcattttagaaaaactAATGGAATCCAAAAAAGTTTGGAGTTTAGTGactaataatatattaatattgattCATTAGTTATGACAAGTGTGCCATAATAATGTAAGAGTTAATGATAGATGAATTCTATCACAAATGAAAttacaaattatattacaaagcaatagtaatcaaaacagtgtggtactggcataaaaacagtcATATAGACTATTGGAACAGAATAGGAAGCTTATAAATGAAGCCATGCATAAATGGTCAGCTAATTCTCAGCAAGAGTGCCAAGAATACACCATAGGGAAAGGATAGTGTCTTCAGTAAATGGTGATAGGAAAACTGTTATTAACATGGAGATGAATGATATTGaatccttatctcacaccatacacaaaaaatcaactcaaactggattaaagatttaaatgtgagaCTTGGAGCCATAAAACTAGAACAAAACATAGGGAAAATACTCtttgacattggtctgggcaatgattttttggatatgataccaaaagcacaggcaacaaaagcaaaaataaacaagtgggactacGTCAAACTAAAAAGTTCCTGCATGCAAAAGAAACAAGCAGCAAAATgtaaaggcaacctatggaatgggagaaaatattgcaaaccatacatttgataaggggttaatattccAATACATATAAGGAACTCAGACAACTcagttgcaaaaacaaaaacgacctaattaaaaaaaaaatggaaaaaaggacctgacattttttcaaaggagacatacaaatgtccGACAGGTATATGAACATCATTgttcatcaaggaaatgcaaaccaaaaccacaatgaggtatcacgtCACACATATTataatggctactatcaaaaagacaaaagtgttGACGAGGGTGTGGACAGAAAGGAACctgtcggtgggaatgtaaattggcacagacactatggaaaacactatggtggtttctcaagaaactaaaaatagaattaccatatcatccaacaatcccacttctgggtataaatCCCAAAAGAAATCAGAATCTCTAAGAGCTAGCTGTATtgctatgtttattgcagcattattcacagtaactAAGATATGGAAACGACATATCTATAGAcaaatgagtggataaacaaaaggtgtgtgtatatgtacatatgtaatggaatattattcagccttaaaaaaaggaggtcctaggccgggcgcggtggctcaagcctgtaatcccagtactttgggaggccgaggcgggtggatcacgaagtcaggagatcgagaccatcctggctaacatggtgaaaccccgtctctactaaaaatacaaaaaaaaaaactagccgggcgtggtggcgggcgcctgtagtcccagctactcggaggctgaggcaggagaatggcgtaaacccgggaggcggagcttgcagtgagccgagatcgggccactgcactccagcctgggtgacacagcgagactccgtctcaaaaaaaaaaaaaaaaaaaaaaaaaaaaaggaggtcctgctatttgcaacaacatggatgaacttggaggacattatgctaagtgaaataaggtagacacagaaagacaaatactgcatgatctctgttacattttcaaaagtcaaaCTCATGGAAACAGAATAGATGGGTAGTTAACCAGACATGAGGGTAGGGGAGATGggaaaatgttggtcaaagggtacaagcTTTCAGtgataagaaaaacaatttctgATGTACAGCgtggtgactatggttaataattATTCTATTCTTGAAATTTACTGAGAGTAGATCTCAAGTGTTCTCCCCATACATACAAAAAAGGTAACTAGTGAGTCCATGGATATGTTAATAAGCCtgtgtggtaatcatttcacaaggTATATGTATGTCAAAATGTCATGtggtacaccttaaatatatggAATTTTTATTTGTCCATCATACCTCAataagactggaaaaaaaatagaggaaactGAATGAcaggtatatgggaactctgtattGTATTTGGAACTTTTCTGTATATCTAAAGCTATTCTAAAATCAAAAGGTTATTCAAATATAAACAtccttttataatataaaatggtGTCTATGTTAAACATTCCATGAATGCTGTACTTGGaattattatgtaattatattgTTTCTAATGCCATGGCTTATACATGTTTTTGTGCTCAAGAACAAATTGGATATGGCCTCTAGAGGACAGTGTTGGGTCATAGAAAGATATTACAATTTCTGCCCAAGTTGAAGATGGTCATaaccatttttcttcttattttctaacCACAAGGCCTGTTTATTCATTGTCcctcttttaaaaacaacaataacaaagaacATTTATGACTTGTCCGCTATTCTGACTAGTTGGCtgttttgttttaacttgttTTCGTGTAATTTTGGTTCCACAAAGATCTATTAGGCGAGAAAGATCTGCGGAGATTGCACCATAATCTTCACATCCCTGAGGGTTTGTGAAAGTCATGACGGAACCCGGGGAAGCGATATGAGGCATATATTATGTGTCATTTGTGAGTTCTTCCATGATGGAGATGGAATTATAGAGTTGAACTTCCTTTGGAACAACAAACAACAGTTTGTAGCTTGATCAGGGTGCATGTAAGCTAAAAAGGGGTTTTGATCTTTTAAAGGTTGAGACCGCTGCTCTACAGTGGTTTGTTGGTggtgggaagaaagggaaaaaaccaTTGCTCTCGCTTCTGGAGCAAATTTCTGGAGTAACCAGAATAGCaactcaacatttttattttaaaattcctcctTTGGAGATAACCTCATGAGATTTACATTGTATTTGTCCGAGGCTCCTGAGCAGGGAGTTGCAGAGTGCTACTCAAGCGCATCAGAGCCATGTGAACATTAATTTGCAAAATGCTCGCCTTGGACCTAGAGGCAACTGAGAACAATTGTTCATGAATGGATGGACTCAGAAATTCTGAAACACACAGTTCTGTCATTGAATGCATTGCATTTTCTGCTGAGAGTGGAGTCTGAGGGTTCCACCATGCTAGGTGTGAATCTagtataaacatgaaaaaataagagTCATTTGGATGATGGTGTGTTCCACTTAGCAGCAACCTATAgtgtttcgtttgtttgtttttgctcaaAGAATAAATCTGTCCAAAGCTCATCTGCTGAATTGGGATCTATGAGCCTTTTAATAGGATTTTTGAAAGGGAGTGGAAAATTTACAGCTCCTTATAGATAGCCTGACATGAAAGTTAAGGTCAATGGTGTTTTGTTCAGCCACTCCATCCAAGTCGAACCCACGGGCAGGGATCTGTTTCGTTCTCATTTAATAGTGCTAAGTGCcaaactttctctttctcaggtATAGTCTTCTAATCTCGTGGTGGTGTGACAAAGTTCTATTTACCATGTAGGTACTTAATGCATATTATGATGATTTAAGATGTAGTTGGTCCTTGAGATGGTGATTGGTCCCCTAACCTGATGCCTCATTCAGGGTTCCTTATCAGGGAAAAGCATCACCTTATCCCAGTGGTATAAGTCAGAATCTTGGGAGTCATCCTTGAATCCTCTGTTTTTTCCATCCTTATTCATAATGAATGCAGGACCAggtcctatcaatttcacttcttaaaatattttttgaagccATCCATTTCTCTCTCGATGGCCGTCACTCCAATCTACGCCCTTGTCATATCTGCTTGGACTACTAAAGAAGCTGCCTCACCCTCAACCAGTGTCCTCGTTCAAAACCTGCATCTATGAGACCGTCACTGATTTCCCATTGTTCTTAGGCTAGCAACCTTATCACTGTCGTGGGCAAGAAGGCCCTGCCGTCTtgtccctgtctctctttctAGCCTCGTCTTGAAGGCTTCTCCCTGCCCCTTGTACTGCAGCCTCCTAGCCTCCCATGCGTCAGCACAGAGTCTCAGCATGTTCAGTTTCCTCTGGGTGACTGTCTCTCCCCGGCTGTCTCTGTCTCGTCACCTTCTACTCATCCTTTCTAAGCCAGCTGGAGTGTTATTTCCTCATGGATGACTTCCCTGGTCTCCTGGTCTAAGaagtgttctctttctttctttctttctttattattttttgagatggagtctcgctctgtcgcccggactggagtacagtggtgcgatcttggctcactgcaacctccacctcccgggttcaagtggttttcctgcctcagcctcccgtgtagctgggattacaggtgtgcaccactacgcccagataatttttgtatttgtagaagagatggggtttcaccatgttggccaggatggtctcgaactcctgacctcaagtgatccacctgccttggcctccccaagtgctggggttacgcCACAACGCCCGGCCGAGTGTTCTTTATTGACTGTTCTTACAGACCCATGCTCCTTCCCCTCATTGTGCTTACATCAGTTCACAGTGTATTTGTGTTGTGTTTCTTGATTAATGTCTGTCTCCCTTATCAGAGTATCAGCTGTGTTCAAGTTGAATGATGAAGAgaagtcttaaaaaaataaagtaccagCTCTGTGAGCAGGGGTCATGCCCGAGCGTGCTCACCATCCGGAGTCTCCAGCACTTGTTACAGTGCTTGGAAAAAGTAGTTGCTGAATacgtttgttgagtgaataaatggctGTTTACTTATTGAATGTTTAGGTAGAAGAAGAAGAACCCACTGGATACATTCGATTCGAAAAATTTCTTCCGGTGATGACAGAAATACTACTAGAAAGGAGGTAAGTAAGTAAATGCAATTGTTAAGGCAAAGTAATGGTTTGAATTATGAATCCGTTCATTTCAGGATGCTTGACTTTTTCACTTTGTATGTTATACTCAACCAGTGTATCTTAAGGTGGCCTCCCTCTAACCTTTCAAGATACTTCTGAACTGCCAGTTGGTACATGCTTAGAAATATCAACCACATTAGTGTTATCCTAAGCAAAGCATAATTAGAGGGTAAATAAGCTACAAAAATCGTAAATCAACATTCTTATTATCTTCTGTTTTGAATTATCGATAAGTAAGAATCCTAACATTTTTCTAGCAAAAATATAGCATTAGCTTACGATAGTTCATTCATCATAGAATTCTTGTGCCCAGATAAATTGATTTCCAAAAAGCGAATAGATAACCTCAAACATGTCAGTGATTTTGCACTAAGTATTTCCTGTGGGGCTGAGGTATTTCAACTTTCATATCCAGAAATCCAAAAAGATTTCAGTGAGGTGAGTATTATCATCCCAGTATATCAgcagcctttattttattttttattttattttattttatttttttgagagggagtttcactcttgtcacccaggctggaatgcaatggcaccatctccactcactgcaacctctgcctcctgggttcaagtgattctcctgcctcagcctcccgagtagctgggattacaggcgcatgtgtgccaccacacctggctaatttttgtgtttgtagtagagacagggtttcattatgttggccagtctggtctcgaactcctgacctcaggtgatctgcccacctcggcctcccaaagtgctgggattacaggcgtgagccactgcgcccagccctgttttgttttatgtGGTCATTTATTACAGGGGTCCCCAACCACCAGGCCAGGGACTGGTTGCacgcttcttatgagaatctaatgcccgatgatctgaggtggagcagttTCATCCACAACCCatccctccccctcctgggtCTGTGGAAGAATTATCTTCggtgaaactggtccctggtgccaaaaaggttggagactgctGATTTCTTATGTAGAGACTGCAGTAAATACTGTGGCATTTACTCATTTTATTGCGTAATTACAGATACAGACCAATTCCAGAAGATGTCCTTCTTCGAGCTTTTGAGGTATGTGAGCTCCGGCTTCTGTGCATagacatacatataaatacacgCGCCTATATCCACGTGTGAAAAATTCATCATGTAGAACTTAATTCACCACATGAAAAACATAacacctctcttttcttttcccctaggCTTTAGATTCAGCTAAACGGGGCTTTCTTACTAAGGATGAACTGATCAAGTATATGACTGAAGAAGGTAAGCATGATTTATTACTTATCACAGTGACTTATGTGAGGAATTAATAATTTGTTAACAGTTATGTGGAAGTTATAGGGGATACTTTAAAATCAGTTGTTCTGGTTAAAAAGTTATTTACTGTTCCTAACATTTTGGCTTGGGGATGGTTTCTGTTCTGTGGTGGTTAAGAGGACGAAGAGTAGGGAAAGGGGAGATGGGTTGTTGTCTCGTAGGATTTTGTGAAGCATAGTGATTACTTCTATAATTTCCGGCATTCCATTCAGAGCGTTTCCAGAATAAAAGATATGCCATGTGGAAAACATGAACTATCAATCACTGTAAATGAAGGCCTCCTCCTAGATTGAAGATTTGAATAGAAGTATataaaaattcccttttttttttttttgagacagagtctcactctcttgcccaggctacagtgcagtggtgtgatctcagctcactgcaacctccgcctcccgggttcaagtgattctcctacctccgcctcctgagtagctgggattacaagcatgggccaccatgcccagctaatttttgtagttttagtagagatggatttcaccatgttggccatgctggtctcgaactcctgacctcaggtgatccatccatcttggcctcccacagtgctggtaaaatttcctttttaaagagcTTTTCTGTCGGTGAAGTTACAGCTAATGTAACCTCAATTGAATACTGAGGTCATTTTTAACACTAAAAATTTCCTTTTGTAATGTTAATTGAACCATATATATTTGTTTCGAACATGGCCCatcatacatatatgcatacacacacacgtaaaacCTGCACACTTACATACATGCCAACGTATTTCCTTTAGGAATTCTCTCTGCTAGGCTGATGTGTAAAGTTGTTTACCCTGAAGGTCAGTGGCCTGATGGACAGTCTCCTGAAGCCAGCCTCATATTGGTCACCTTGCCTTCTCCCATACAGAGCTAGAGCTCCCTGGTTCACACATTGAGTCCTGAATGACTCAGTTGCTGATCACTTGTGACAGAATCAAAAGTGCAAGTAATTTGGAGTAGGGAAGACTAAGACTGCATCTACATGCATGACTGGTTTGACCATCCCAACTTGATCCATCTTTAGACGGAACACAGGGAGTGAGGGTAAGAATGCCACGACCATCAGAGCTGCCACCCAAGAAC
It encodes:
- the EFCAB2 gene encoding dynein regulatory complex protein 8 isoform X2, whose product is MADEKDREEIIVAEFHKKIKEAFEVFDHESNNTVDVREIGTIIRSLGCCPTEGELHDLIAEVEEEEPTGYIRFEKFLPVMTEILLERRYRPIPEDVLLRAFEALDSAKRGFLTKDELIKYMTEEELELPGSHIES